In the Gemmatimonadaceae bacterium genome, one interval contains:
- a CDS encoding DUF1501 domain-containing protein encodes MQRRVFVKSGALALVTLGLSPSFLRRTAFGMELAGAAKGKTLICLFQRGAADALNLVVPHGERAYYALRPSIAIPRPSLRAQGAAIDLDGFFGLHPALAPLKPLYDRNLLAPIHAVGSPSATRSHFDAQDYMETATPDRKSTPDGWLNRLLAVEGTCDECKAPSAFRGVAMSAQTPRSMQGAAETVAMNSIEQFTIRAAGGQAERLEALYRTGSADLVHGAGREMFEAVAMLRAANPQRYQPRNGAEYPRTDFGRRLLQIAQLVKANVGMEIAFADIGGWDTHVNQGGATGQLANRLDDFARSIAALVTDLGDKMEDVVILTMSEFGRMARENGNRGTDHGHAGAMFAIGSAVRGGKVHGRWPGLEREQLFEQRDLALTTDFRAVFSEIASGHLGASRLDAIFPGYGDRRSEWIGLL; translated from the coding sequence ATGCAACGCAGAGTATTCGTGAAGTCGGGTGCGCTCGCGCTCGTGACCCTGGGACTCAGCCCCAGCTTTCTCCGCCGGACCGCGTTCGGCATGGAGCTCGCCGGCGCGGCGAAAGGAAAGACGCTGATCTGTCTCTTCCAGCGCGGCGCAGCTGACGCGCTCAATCTCGTGGTGCCGCACGGCGAGCGCGCGTACTACGCGCTGCGTCCGTCCATCGCGATCCCGCGCCCGTCGCTGCGGGCCCAGGGCGCCGCGATCGACCTGGACGGGTTCTTCGGGCTGCACCCCGCGCTCGCTCCGCTCAAGCCGCTGTACGACCGCAACCTGCTCGCGCCGATCCACGCCGTGGGAAGTCCCTCGGCCACGCGCTCGCACTTCGACGCGCAGGACTACATGGAGACGGCGACGCCGGACAGAAAGAGCACGCCCGACGGCTGGCTGAACCGTCTGCTCGCCGTCGAGGGCACGTGCGACGAGTGCAAGGCGCCGAGCGCGTTTCGCGGCGTGGCCATGTCGGCTCAGACTCCGCGCAGCATGCAGGGAGCCGCCGAGACCGTGGCGATGAACTCGATCGAGCAGTTCACGATCCGCGCTGCCGGAGGGCAGGCCGAGCGACTCGAGGCTCTATATAGAACGGGCAGCGCCGATCTGGTGCACGGCGCGGGGCGCGAGATGTTCGAGGCCGTGGCGATGCTGCGCGCGGCGAACCCGCAGCGGTACCAGCCACGCAACGGCGCGGAATATCCGCGCACCGACTTCGGCCGCCGGCTGCTGCAGATCGCGCAGCTCGTAAAGGCCAACGTCGGAATGGAGATCGCCTTCGCCGACATCGGCGGCTGGGACACGCACGTCAATCAGGGCGGCGCGACGGGGCAGCTCGCCAACCGGCTCGACGACTTCGCGCGCTCGATCGCGGCGCTCGTCACCGACCTCGGCGACAAGATGGAGGACGTCGTCATCCTCACGATGTCCGAGTTCGGCAGAATGGCCCGCGAGAACGGAAACCGCGGAACGGACCATGGTCACGCGGGAGCGATGTTCGCGATCGGCTCCGCGGTGCGCGGCGGGAAAGTGCACGGCCGCTGGCCCGGGCTCGAGCGCGAGCAGCTGTTCGAGCAGCGCGACCTCGCGCTCACCACCGATTTCCGCGCGGTATTCTCCGAGATCGCGAGCGGGCACCTCGGCGCGAGCAGGCTGGACGCGATCTTCCCGGGCTACGGCGACCGCAGGTCAGAATGGATCGGACTGCTCTGA
- a CDS encoding DUF1800 domain-containing protein: MRLLSALFLALLAAVPLHGQEALREQAADQQILHALNRLAFGPGPGDVQKVRAMGLDQWIERQLDPSRIPDDAADRALARYATFGQTENYLVQQYAAAQRERRQVRADSGAALSREDSIAFRQRGEQLRAVVTDLQSAKVARAVASERQLQEVMTDFWFNHFNVFIRKGGPQPFYMRAYEQGIRERAFGNFRDLLGFVAKSPAMLFYLDNARSMADSGRPTLARIRPRAQRMRQGLNENYGRELLELHTLGVDGGYTQQDVIEVARALTGWTIRPPQEGGGFIFRPVMHDAAPKTVLGHTLPGGRGIEDGEDVLDIVARHPSTARYIATKLARRFVSDTPSTALIDRAAATFTRTDGDIREVLRTIIQSPEFFAASAYRSKVKSPFEVVVSAARALGAEPDPTPRTAGAVALLGQPLFAHQAPNGYPETGAAWINTGSILNRINFGLAAAAGRLPGLSAENSPIDAQLSAAPREQQVDAVVSALLGGSVSPDTRAILLSGDHPMIASGAVEAAAAASAEVNEADADMMAPGAQPRRQGARRNQVMRRPGQIPRLEGLAQIIGLALGSPEFQRR; the protein is encoded by the coding sequence ATGCGTCTTCTGTCCGCCCTTTTCCTCGCCCTTCTCGCCGCAGTCCCGTTACACGGACAGGAAGCCCTTCGAGAGCAGGCCGCGGATCAGCAAATCCTCCACGCCCTCAACCGTCTCGCTTTCGGGCCCGGTCCCGGCGACGTGCAAAAGGTCCGCGCGATGGGACTCGACCAGTGGATTGAGCGGCAGCTCGACCCGAGCCGGATTCCCGACGACGCCGCGGATCGCGCGCTTGCGCGCTACGCCACGTTCGGCCAGACCGAGAACTACCTGGTGCAGCAGTACGCCGCCGCGCAACGCGAGCGCAGGCAGGTCCGCGCCGACAGCGGCGCCGCTCTCTCTCGGGAAGACAGCATCGCGTTCAGGCAGCGCGGCGAGCAGCTCCGCGCCGTCGTGACCGACCTGCAATCCGCCAAAGTCGCGCGCGCAGTCGCGAGCGAGCGGCAGCTGCAGGAAGTCATGACCGACTTCTGGTTCAACCACTTCAACGTCTTCATCCGCAAGGGCGGGCCGCAGCCGTTCTACATGCGGGCGTACGAGCAGGGCATCCGTGAGCGCGCGTTCGGCAACTTCCGCGACTTGCTCGGCTTCGTCGCTAAAAGTCCGGCGATGCTGTTCTACCTCGACAACGCGCGGAGCATGGCCGACAGCGGCAGGCCGACGCTGGCGCGGATCCGGCCGAGGGCGCAGCGCATGCGCCAGGGGCTCAACGAGAACTACGGCCGCGAGCTGCTCGAGCTGCACACGCTCGGCGTGGACGGCGGCTACACCCAGCAGGACGTGATCGAAGTCGCGCGCGCGCTGACCGGCTGGACGATCCGTCCGCCGCAGGAAGGCGGCGGGTTCATCTTCCGGCCCGTCATGCACGACGCCGCGCCGAAGACGGTCCTCGGCCATACGCTTCCGGGCGGACGCGGCATCGAAGACGGCGAGGACGTGCTCGACATCGTCGCGCGGCACCCGAGCACGGCGCGCTACATCGCGACCAAGCTCGCCCGACGCTTCGTGAGCGACACGCCGTCCACCGCGCTCATCGATCGCGCGGCCGCGACGTTCACGCGCACCGACGGCGACATCCGCGAAGTCTTGCGCACGATCATTCAGTCGCCCGAGTTTTTCGCGGCGTCCGCGTACCGCTCCAAGGTGAAGTCGCCGTTCGAGGTCGTCGTGAGCGCCGCGCGAGCGCTCGGCGCGGAGCCCGACCCCACGCCGAGAACCGCCGGCGCGGTCGCGCTGCTGGGACAGCCGCTTTTTGCGCACCAGGCGCCGAACGGGTACCCGGAGACGGGGGCCGCGTGGATCAACACCGGCTCGATTCTCAATCGGATCAACTTCGGGCTCGCGGCCGCGGCCGGGCGACTTCCCGGATTGAGCGCGGAGAATTCCCCGATCGACGCGCAGCTGTCGGCCGCGCCACGCGAGCAGCAAGTGGACGCCGTCGTGTCCGCGCTGCTCGGCGGCTCGGTATCGCCGGACACGCGCGCGATCCTGCTCTCCGGCGACCATCCGATGATCGCGAGCGGAGCAGTCGAAGCCGCCGCGGCCGCAAGCGCGGAGGTCAATGAAGCAGACGCCGACATGATGGCGCCGGGCGCGCAGCCGCGCCGGCAGGGCGCGCGGCGAAACCAGGTAATGCGCAGGCCGGGGCAGATCCCGCGGCTCGAGGGGCTCGCGCAGATCATCGGTCTCGCGCTGGGCTCCCCCGAATTTCAGCGGCGCTGA
- a CDS encoding carboxypeptidase regulatory-like domain-containing protein: protein MPSRTPAYLLAALIATIFALAAGPSAVAAQQMDVIRGRITGPDSLPVESATVTATSISGNVSRTARTDRNGRYTIAFPGGDGDYMITVSLLGYIPRRFELKRITDEEILVADARLTQMGALLEDVTVTAQRARVPRTADAQPDVSGTEQPITNDAVPADLLGDLAAMAATLPGVQGVPGVDGAPDGFSVLGLGADQNNTVLNGMSFGGSSLPRDAAVFSSVITSPYDVSRGGFSGAQMSLRTRSGSNFITRGMSLNLDAPQMQWTDRAARALGQEYSNYSLGGALSGPIQFNKAFYNVSYQLGRRSNDLFTLLNTGPDGFQAVGVAPDSAERALALMQARGIPLEAGGAADNRIADQGAVFGSIDVAPPSSSSGQALNFSFNGNWSRQSPLSGQATELPSYSGERTNWRGGIQGRHSGYFRNAILTETSLGFSMSRNSSTPFLDLPAGMVRVNSDFDDGTRSLQSLHFGGNQRLNSSQRSNTTNFLNQLSWFSVNNKHRVKLTSELRFDTNEQESSNNTLGTFTFNSLSDYEALRPAVFTRELGTRDRSVGQLTAGFSLGDAYRKTDRLQIQYGVRLDANRFTSRPELNPEIESLFGARNDVVPNKIYLSPRAGFSWTYGSAAQIEGFQGAARLPRAALRGGIGVFQSTPGTNLIASALDNTGLPGATQQLRCVGAAAPVPDWIAYAADPESIPTACADGTSGTTFANAAPNVTLFSRDYSAPRSIRSNLQWSLPVLRNRFNFMLEGTYSRNLNQRGITDLNFGGEQRFSLADEAGRPVFVDSASIVPATGAVASRNSRIHPEFSRVTEIDSDLRSESRQLSMRLSPVRFSPNFSWSLAYVLSDVREQVRGFSNTAGNPLSTEWGRSGGSSRHQIVYNLAYNFFDFVRVGWFGQIRSGAPFTPMVAGDVNGDGYSNDRAFIFDPATAEAGLASGMRSLLDRGSPEARACLESQIGELAGRNSCRGPWYSTASMNIRFNPLKVRMPRRSSLSFSLSNPLGAADLLLNGSGKLRGWGQPAPVDQQLLYVRGFDPATQRFRYEVNERFGGTNRAVSGMRIPVTLTAMLRFDLGPMRERQLLTQQLDRGRRTEGTRIPEAMFRGMYNGGGLLNPMATILRQQDSLRLTAVQADSIAVMNRAYTVRVSAIWMPLAKEFAELPDNYDRDAVYGRYMRARRETIDLLSAAAPAIRKLLTAEQMRKLPTNVASYLEPRYLASIRHGTATFSGGGMNPGGAVFTGGGGQMITIIRQSP, encoded by the coding sequence ATGCCCTCGAGAACCCCCGCGTACCTTCTGGCCGCACTGATCGCGACCATCTTCGCGCTCGCCGCCGGGCCATCCGCCGTCGCGGCCCAGCAGATGGACGTCATCCGCGGCCGGATCACCGGCCCCGACAGCCTTCCAGTCGAGAGCGCCACCGTGACGGCCACGTCGATCTCGGGCAACGTCAGCCGCACCGCGCGCACCGACCGGAACGGCCGCTACACGATCGCCTTCCCCGGCGGGGACGGCGACTACATGATCACCGTGTCCCTGCTCGGCTACATCCCCAGGCGGTTCGAGTTGAAGCGGATCACCGACGAGGAGATCCTGGTCGCCGACGCCCGGCTTACGCAGATGGGCGCGCTGCTGGAGGACGTGACCGTCACGGCCCAGAGGGCGCGCGTCCCGCGCACCGCCGACGCCCAACCGGACGTGAGCGGCACCGAGCAGCCGATCACCAACGACGCCGTGCCGGCCGACCTGCTCGGCGACCTCGCCGCGATGGCGGCGACGCTTCCGGGCGTGCAGGGCGTGCCGGGAGTGGACGGCGCGCCCGACGGCTTCTCCGTGCTCGGACTCGGCGCCGACCAGAACAACACCGTGCTCAACGGGATGAGCTTCGGCGGCTCCAGCCTCCCGCGCGACGCGGCGGTGTTCTCGTCGGTGATCACTTCGCCGTACGACGTCTCCCGTGGCGGCTTCAGCGGCGCGCAGATGAGCCTTCGCACCCGCTCCGGCTCGAACTTCATCACCCGCGGCATGAGCCTCAACCTCGACGCGCCGCAGATGCAGTGGACCGACCGCGCTGCTCGCGCGCTCGGCCAGGAGTACTCGAATTACTCGCTCGGCGGCGCGCTGTCGGGACCGATCCAGTTCAACAAGGCTTTTTACAACGTGTCGTACCAGCTCGGACGCAGGTCCAACGACCTGTTCACGCTGCTCAACACGGGCCCCGACGGATTCCAGGCCGTGGGTGTCGCGCCGGATTCGGCGGAGCGCGCGCTGGCGCTCATGCAAGCGCGGGGAATTCCGCTCGAGGCCGGCGGCGCGGCAGACAACCGCATCGCCGATCAGGGAGCGGTGTTCGGCAGCATCGACGTCGCGCCCCCTTCGTCGAGCTCGGGCCAGGCGCTGAACTTCTCGTTCAACGGCAACTGGAGCCGGCAGAGCCCGCTGAGCGGGCAGGCGACGGAGCTGCCGTCGTACAGCGGCGAGCGGACCAACTGGCGCGGCGGAATCCAGGGGCGACACAGCGGCTACTTCCGCAACGCGATCCTCACCGAGACATCGCTCGGCTTCAGCATGTCGCGCAACTCGTCCACGCCGTTCCTCGACCTGCCCGCCGGCATGGTGCGCGTCAACTCCGATTTCGACGACGGGACGCGCAGCCTGCAGTCGCTCCACTTCGGCGGCAACCAGCGGCTCAACAGCAGCCAGCGCTCGAACACCACGAATTTCCTGAATCAGCTCTCCTGGTTCAGCGTGAACAACAAGCACCGCGTGAAGCTCACCAGCGAGCTGCGTTTCGACACCAACGAGCAGGAGTCGTCCAACAACACGCTCGGAACGTTCACGTTCAACTCGCTGAGCGATTACGAGGCGTTGCGTCCGGCGGTGTTCACCCGCGAGCTGGGCACGCGCGACCGCAGCGTCGGCCAGCTCACTGCCGGCTTCTCGCTCGGCGACGCGTATCGCAAGACCGATCGCCTGCAGATTCAGTACGGTGTGCGCCTGGACGCGAACCGCTTCACCTCGCGGCCGGAGCTGAATCCGGAGATCGAGTCGCTGTTCGGCGCGCGGAACGACGTCGTGCCCAACAAGATCTACCTGAGCCCACGCGCCGGATTTTCCTGGACGTACGGCAGCGCCGCGCAGATCGAGGGATTCCAGGGCGCGGCGCGCCTCCCGCGCGCGGCGCTGCGCGGCGGCATCGGCGTCTTTCAGAGCACGCCGGGAACGAACCTGATAGCCTCGGCGCTCGACAACACCGGTCTGCCCGGGGCGACGCAGCAGTTGCGCTGCGTCGGCGCGGCCGCGCCAGTACCGGATTGGATCGCCTATGCGGCGGACCCGGAGTCGATTCCGACGGCGTGCGCCGACGGCACGAGCGGGACGACTTTCGCCAACGCGGCGCCGAACGTCACGCTCTTCTCCCGGGATTATTCCGCGCCGCGGAGCATTCGCTCCAACCTGCAGTGGAGCCTCCCCGTTTTGCGCAACCGGTTCAACTTCATGCTCGAGGGCACGTACTCGCGGAACCTGAACCAGCGCGGGATCACCGACCTCAACTTCGGCGGCGAGCAGCGCTTCTCGCTCGCGGACGAAGCGGGCCGTCCGGTATTCGTGGATTCGGCGAGTATCGTGCCCGCGACGGGCGCGGTGGCCTCGCGCAATTCGCGCATCCACCCGGAGTTCTCCCGCGTCACCGAGATCGACTCGGACCTGCGCTCCGAGAGCCGGCAGCTGAGCATGCGCCTCTCGCCCGTCCGCTTCAGCCCCAACTTCAGCTGGAGCCTGGCCTACGTCCTCTCCGACGTGCGGGAGCAGGTGCGCGGCTTCAGCAACACCGCCGGCAATCCGCTCTCGACCGAGTGGGGACGCTCGGGCGGCTCGTCGCGCCATCAGATCGTCTACAACCTCGCGTACAACTTCTTCGACTTCGTGCGCGTGGGCTGGTTCGGCCAGATCCGCTCGGGCGCGCCGTTCACGCCGATGGTCGCCGGTGACGTGAACGGCGACGGCTACTCCAACGACCGCGCGTTCATCTTCGATCCCGCGACCGCGGAGGCGGGACTGGCGTCGGGCATGCGGAGCCTGCTCGACCGGGGATCGCCGGAAGCGCGCGCGTGCCTGGAGTCGCAGATCGGCGAGCTCGCCGGCCGCAACAGCTGCCGGGGACCGTGGTACTCCACCGCCAGCATGAACATCAGGTTCAATCCACTCAAGGTGCGCATGCCGCGCCGCTCGTCGCTGTCCTTCTCGCTCTCCAATCCGCTCGGCGCCGCCGACCTGCTGCTGAACGGCTCGGGCAAGCTGCGCGGCTGGGGCCAGCCGGCGCCGGTGGACCAGCAGCTCCTGTACGTGCGCGGATTCGATCCGGCCACGCAGCGCTTTCGCTACGAGGTGAACGAGCGGTTCGGCGGAACGAACCGCGCCGTGAGCGGAATGAGAATCCCCGTGACGCTGACGGCGATGCTGCGGTTCGACCTCGGCCCGATGCGCGAGCGGCAGCTGCTGACGCAACAGCTCGATCGCGGTCGGCGCACCGAAGGGACGCGCATCCCCGAAGCGATGTTCCGCGGCATGTACAACGGCGGCGGGCTGCTCAATCCCATGGCGACGATCCTGCGGCAGCAGGACTCGCTCCGCCTGACGGCGGTGCAGGCGGACAGCATCGCAGTCATGAACCGGGCGTACACCGTGCGAGTCAGTGCCATCTGGATGCCGCTCGCGAAGGAGTTCGCGGAGCTTCCCGACAACTATGATCGCGACGCGGTGTATGGCAGGTACATGCGAGCGCGCAGGGAAACGATCGACTTGCTCAGCGCTGCGGCGCCGGCGATCAGGAAGCTGTTGACGGCGGAGCAGATGCGAAAGCTGCCGACGAACGTCGCCAGCTACCTGGAGCCGCGCTACCTCGCATCGATCCGCCATGGGACCGCGACGTTCTCCGGTGGGGGGATGAACCCGGGCGGTGCGGTGTTCACCGGCGGTGGCGGCCAGATGATTACGATAATTAGGCAGTCTCCCTGA
- a CDS encoding N-acetylmuramoyl-L-alanine amidase-like domain-containing protein produces MSDAISRRALIKNVALTAAGIGLVACERPRANASTAAADTAAPASPDEARLDAWIATIRREELTRTDVPLGRSATRVGELAVGTPYEAYTLEAYLRAGGSPVRTEPLTLSLTKFDCVSLVESCIAVSRAADEPGAPSWEKYGHEMERMRYRGGMRGGYTSRLHYFSEWITDGAKRGLHRELGAELGGVEDRRPLRFMTEHRSSYPALANDDVYHEIGEMERTLDGRPRHVIPTARIPEVSDRIESGDILAFATAIPGLDVTHSAFAYRDAANVLRVLHAPLSGGVVEITRTTLPEYVAAIRRSTGILVARPLRA; encoded by the coding sequence ATGTCAGACGCCATTTCCCGACGCGCCCTCATCAAGAACGTTGCCCTGACCGCGGCGGGCATAGGACTTGTCGCCTGCGAGAGGCCGCGGGCCAACGCGAGCACCGCGGCGGCCGACACCGCCGCACCGGCGAGTCCGGACGAAGCCCGGCTCGATGCCTGGATCGCGACGATTCGCCGTGAAGAGCTCACCCGCACCGACGTGCCGCTCGGACGCAGCGCCACCCGCGTCGGCGAGCTCGCGGTCGGCACGCCGTACGAGGCGTACACGCTGGAAGCCTATCTGCGCGCGGGAGGCAGCCCGGTCCGCACCGAGCCGCTCACATTGTCGCTCACGAAATTCGACTGCGTCTCGCTGGTCGAATCGTGCATCGCCGTGTCCCGCGCCGCGGACGAGCCCGGCGCTCCTTCCTGGGAGAAGTACGGCCACGAGATGGAGCGCATGCGTTACCGCGGCGGCATGCGCGGCGGCTACACGTCGCGGCTGCACTACTTCAGCGAGTGGATCACCGACGGCGCGAAGCGCGGCCTGCACCGCGAGCTCGGCGCCGAGCTGGGCGGAGTCGAAGACAGGCGGCCGTTGCGGTTCATGACGGAGCACCGGAGCAGCTACCCCGCGCTCGCGAACGACGACGTGTACCACGAGATCGGCGAGATGGAGCGCACGCTCGACGGCCGGCCGCGGCACGTGATCCCCACCGCGCGCATCCCGGAAGTATCCGACCGCATCGAGTCGGGCGACATTCTGGCGTTCGCCACCGCGATCCCCGGTCTGGACGTGACACACTCGGCGTTCGCGTACCGCGATGCAGCGAACGTCCTGCGCGTGCTGCACGCGCCTTTGTCCGGAGGCGTGGTCGAGATCACGCGGACGACACTGCCGGAGTACGTGGCCGCGATACGGCGGTCGACCGGGATCCTCGTAGCCCGGCCTTTGCGCGCATAA
- a CDS encoding DUF4112 domain-containing protein, whose protein sequence is MRSPPTDERYSSTALSVDRARVLARSLDSAVRIPGTNMRFGLDAVIGLVPGLGDVAGAAMGSYLVVLGSRLGAPKPVLARMVLNVALDTLVGIVPVAGDLFDVAWKANMRNMALLERYIDRPAATRRSSSAFVLAIVAALALLAVGGIMLAVVVVRWLFGALS, encoded by the coding sequence ATGCGCTCTCCGCCGACTGACGAGCGATACTCTTCGACCGCTCTCAGCGTGGACCGCGCCCGCGTCCTCGCGCGCTCTCTCGACAGCGCGGTCCGGATCCCGGGCACGAACATGCGCTTCGGGCTCGACGCGGTGATCGGGCTCGTCCCCGGCCTCGGCGACGTCGCCGGCGCGGCGATGGGGAGCTACCTCGTTGTGCTCGGATCCCGGCTCGGCGCGCCCAAGCCCGTGCTCGCGCGCATGGTGCTCAACGTCGCGCTCGACACGCTCGTGGGGATAGTTCCGGTGGCGGGCGATCTGTTCGACGTCGCGTGGAAGGCCAACATGCGCAACATGGCCCTGCTCGAGCGGTACATCGACAGGCCGGCCGCGACGAGAAGATCGAGCAGCGCTTTCGTGTTGGCGATCGTCGCGGCGCTCGCGCTGCTCGCCGTGGGCGGGATCATGTTGGCGGTCGTCGTGGTCCGCTGGCTGTTCGGGGCGCTGAGTTGA
- a CDS encoding ring-cleaving dioxygenase yields MKEILGLHHVTAIAGDARENLEFYTRVLGMRLVKRSVNQDSPGTYHLFYADAVAHPGTDLTFFPWPEMAPAKAGIGLTMEVALAIPAGALEFWIERLESSGVKTTAIEERRGERCLPFADPHGLPLVLAETADAREFAVWDKSPIAASRQIMGLHSVRLWERSLEETSTFLTRVLGFEELGAEGEWHRFGVHGGGSGKFLEIRELPEIARGAWGTGGVHHIAWRVADLDAELAVRERISVAKRRPTDVIDRFWFKSVYFLEPGGALFEIATDGPGFTVDEKLESLGEKLVLPPWLEPSRAVIEAALPPLKR; encoded by the coding sequence TTGAAGGAGATACTCGGCCTGCACCACGTCACCGCGATCGCGGGCGACGCGCGCGAGAACCTGGAGTTCTACACGCGCGTGCTGGGCATGCGCCTCGTGAAGCGCAGCGTGAATCAGGATTCGCCGGGCACGTACCACCTGTTCTACGCCGACGCCGTCGCGCACCCCGGCACCGACCTGACTTTCTTTCCCTGGCCCGAGATGGCGCCGGCGAAAGCGGGGATCGGGCTGACCATGGAAGTCGCGCTCGCGATTCCGGCGGGCGCGCTCGAGTTCTGGATCGAGCGGCTGGAGAGCAGCGGAGTGAAGACCACCGCGATCGAAGAGCGCCGCGGCGAGCGCTGCCTTCCCTTCGCGGATCCGCACGGACTGCCGCTCGTGCTCGCCGAGACCGCGGACGCGCGCGAGTTCGCCGTGTGGGACAAGAGTCCGATCGCCGCGAGTCGGCAGATCATGGGTCTGCACTCGGTGCGGTTATGGGAGCGCTCGCTCGAGGAGACCTCGACATTCCTCACGCGCGTGCTCGGCTTCGAGGAGCTCGGCGCGGAGGGTGAGTGGCACCGCTTCGGCGTACATGGCGGCGGGTCCGGCAAGTTTCTCGAGATCCGCGAGCTGCCGGAGATCGCGCGCGGCGCGTGGGGCACCGGCGGAGTGCATCACATCGCTTGGCGCGTCGCCGATCTCGACGCCGAGCTCGCGGTGCGCGAGCGCATCAGCGTCGCCAAGAGACGACCGACCGATGTGATCGATCGCTTCTGGTTCAAGTCGGTGTACTTCCTCGAGCCGGGCGGCGCGCTGTTCGAGATCGCGACCGACGGCCCTGGATTTACGGTGGACGAGAAGTTGGAGTCCTTGGGGGAGAAGCTCGTCCTTCCGCCTTGGCTCGAACCGAGCCGTGCGGTGATCGAAGCCGCGCTGCCGCCATTAAAGCGGTGA
- a CDS encoding DEAD/DEAH box helicase gives MPFGSFDLHPDLLKGVKELGFTRPTPIQADAIPPAVAGKDVLACAMTGSGKTAAFLLPILNSLLAKPRRTTRALILTPTRELAAQILEDLEDLAVHTPITSASVFGGVAMGPQEHAFRTGVDVIVATPGRLLDHLRFPYAKLDKIEHLVLDEADRMLDMGFLPDIRRLLRYVPTKRQTLFFSATIPGQIVQLTREMLKDPATINLERQSKPAVGITQAIYLVPQERKSELLLTLLEREIMHDALVFTRTKHRANRLWEYLDKRGINAARIHGNRTQPQRTEALEGFKNGVYRVLIATDIAARGIDVEALGHVVNFDVPNKPEDYIHRVGRTARAELTGDAFTFVAPGELGDLHAIERVVGHPLLRVTVPDFDYSAKTAESLEIPLAERLAKMRAQRSADRTRSKEKKARPAPKAADSSPKAAPEPAGPQKTGLRRKGPVSSRRRGPGKPRI, from the coding sequence ATGCCTTTCGGTTCGTTCGACCTCCACCCCGATCTTCTCAAGGGTGTCAAGGAGCTGGGTTTCACCCGGCCCACGCCCATCCAGGCCGACGCCATTCCGCCCGCCGTTGCGGGCAAGGATGTCCTCGCCTGCGCCATGACGGGAAGCGGCAAGACCGCGGCTTTTCTGCTGCCGATCCTCAACAGCCTGCTCGCCAAGCCGCGCCGCACCACGCGCGCGCTCATTCTCACTCCCACTCGCGAGCTAGCCGCGCAGATCCTGGAAGACCTCGAGGATCTCGCGGTCCACACGCCCATCACTTCCGCTTCGGTTTTCGGCGGCGTCGCGATGGGACCGCAGGAGCACGCGTTCCGAACCGGCGTTGACGTCATCGTCGCGACTCCCGGCCGCCTGCTCGACCACCTGCGCTTCCCGTACGCGAAGCTCGACAAGATCGAGCATCTGGTGCTCGACGAAGCGGACCGTATGCTGGACATGGGATTTCTCCCCGACATCCGCCGCCTGCTCCGTTACGTGCCGACCAAGCGCCAGACGCTGTTCTTCAGCGCGACGATACCCGGCCAGATCGTGCAGCTCACGCGGGAGATGCTCAAGGATCCCGCGACGATCAACCTTGAGCGCCAGTCCAAGCCCGCTGTCGGGATCACGCAGGCGATCTACCTCGTGCCGCAGGAGCGCAAATCCGAGCTGTTGCTCACGCTGCTCGAGCGCGAGATCATGCACGACGCGCTCGTATTCACCCGCACCAAGCATCGCGCCAACCGGCTGTGGGAGTATCTCGACAAGCGCGGGATCAACGCCGCGCGCATCCACGGCAATCGCACGCAGCCGCAGCGCACCGAAGCGCTGGAAGGATTCAAGAACGGCGTGTACCGCGTGCTGATCGCGACGGACATCGCCGCGCGCGGGATCGACGTCGAGGCCCTCGGCCACGTCGTGAATTTCGACGTGCCAAACAAGCCCGAGGACTACATCCACCGCGTCGGCCGCACCGCTCGTGCCGAGCTGACCGGCGACGCGTTCACATTCGTCGCGCCCGGCGAGCTCGGCGACCTGCACGCGATCGAACGGGTGGTCGGTCACCCGCTATTGCGCGTCACCGTCCCCGATTTCGACTACTCCGCGAAGACCGCCGAGAGTCTGGAGATCCCGCTCGCCGAGCGCCTGGCCAAGATGCGCGCGCAGCGGAGCGCAGACCGTACGCGCTCGAAGGAGAAGAAAGCGAGGCCCGCGCCGAAAGCCGCGGATTCGAGTCCGAAGGCAGCGCCCGAGCCCGCGGGTCCGCAGAAGACCGGCCTGCGACGCAAAGGACCGGTCTCGAGCCGCCGCCGTGGGCCCGGCAAGCCGCGGATTTGA
- a CDS encoding type II toxin-antitoxin system prevent-host-death family antitoxin: MKYTYSLYDAKAKLSALVRKVREGHHVTITLHGEPVAELRPVAKTEGGLAARLKDLKERGVIVPAATRPGPIRAVARRPGALKRFLDERD, encoded by the coding sequence ATGAAATACACCTACTCCCTCTACGATGCGAAGGCCAAGCTCTCGGCGCTCGTTCGGAAGGTCCGGGAGGGTCATCACGTGACCATCACGCTTCACGGCGAGCCGGTCGCCGAGCTGCGGCCGGTCGCCAAGACGGAGGGAGGACTCGCCGCGCGCCTGAAGGACCTGAAAGAGCGGGGAGTCATTGTTCCAGCCGCGACCCGTCCAGGTCCCATACGCGCCGTCGCGAGGCGTCCTGGGGCGCTCAAGCGTTTTCTGGACGAACGCGACTGA